The following DNA comes from Candidatus Zixiibacteriota bacterium.
TGGAGGCGTTTTACGACGCCGGATTGAGCCAGGGATTTATCCAGGAACTGGAATATGAGACGGCATAGTTTATTAAGCGCGGCGTTTTTGACGCTGCTGATTGTCTCCGGATGTGTTTACTATAACACCTTTTATCATGCCCGGAAGGCATTTAATGACGCCGAGTCGGGCCGTAAAGCAGCCGGTCGAACCGGCGGGAAGGCGTACGCCGGGCAATACAGCAGAGCGATAGAGAAATCGCAAAAGGTTCTGGACAAGCATCCGAATTCAAGCTGGTATGATGACGCTCTTTTTGTCAACGGGGTTTCGAGTTTCTACACTGAAGATTACGATCGCGCGGAACGTCGTTTCCGCGAACTCTTAGCCAATTATCCGGAGTCGGAATATGTTAAAGAGGGTCGTCTTTATCTGGCCAAAGCGAAGATGAAGCTGGGGGACGAAGAGGATGCGATGGCACTTTTCGAGAAGCTTTATCAGGAGAGCAAAGAGAAGTCGATTCGGACCGAAGCGGCGATGACGCTGGGAGAGTATTACTTTGAGAATAAGAAATATCCGGAGGCGGAAAGGTATTTTAACGTCATTGTCGATTCGCTGGGGAATCGCAACGAAAAAATCATGGCGCAGCTTTATATAGCGGACGGCCATTTCGCCCGCTACAACTACCGGAAGGCGCGCGAGAATTATCTGAAGGTGCTCAGTTTCAAACCGGACCTGGCCGAAGAATTCCGGGCGACCCACAAGGCGGGGGAATGCTCCATATTCATATATGAAATTGAGGATGGGATGGGGTATTTGAAGAAACTGGCGGACAACAAGCTCTTTTATGACTCTCTGCCGGCAATTAATCTTCTGGTGGCATATGGTCATGAACTAAACGGCGACCTGAGTCTGGCGGAAGAGGTTTACAAGCGGGTGGCAAACTCGGAACAGAAGCAACATGCGGCGTACGCCAATTATAATCTGGGGCTGATTTACCAGTATGATTATGAGAATTATAAGAAAGCAAAAGAATATTACGACCTGGCGAAGAGCGGCGGATATGGCACACCGATTCAGCAGGATGCCCTTCAGCGCTCCGCCGATATCGGAAAACTTGAGGAGTACACGAAGAAGAAGACGCTGGAGCCGACCTCGGATACGGCGGCCCCTCCGGGCGCTCTCGATAGCGCCGCCATGACGCAGTATCTTCTGGCGGAACTGTACTTGATGCAGTTGGGGAAACCGGACTCCGCGTTGAATGAATTTCAGTATGTGATACAGCATTTCGAAAGCACTTATATCGCGCCCAAG
Coding sequences within:
- a CDS encoding tetratricopeptide repeat protein — encoded protein: MRRHSLLSAAFLTLLIVSGCVYYNTFYHARKAFNDAESGRKAAGRTGGKAYAGQYSRAIEKSQKVLDKHPNSSWYDDALFVNGVSSFYTEDYDRAERRFRELLANYPESEYVKEGRLYLAKAKMKLGDEEDAMALFEKLYQESKEKSIRTEAAMTLGEYYFENKKYPEAERYFNVIVDSLGNRNEKIMAQLYIADGHFARYNYRKARENYLKVLSFKPDLAEEFRATHKAGECSIFIYEIEDGMGYLKKLADNKLFYDSLPAINLLVAYGHELNGDLSLAEEVYKRVANSEQKQHAAYANYNLGLIYQYDYENYKKAKEYYDLAKSGGYGTPIQQDALQRSADIGKLEEYTKKKTLEPTSDTAAPPGALDSAAMTQYLLAELYLMQLGKPDSALNEFQYVIQHFESTYIAPKAMIATALLYRDQYNDTLAFDTTLRAVLKRYPRSDFIPQVIDLLGLAGTAADTGYAQYYYRKAESFAFDSSKVDSARYYFQLVADSFPKSHLYQQARFALLWLTETYESPGDSSLYFAYADFADSFPRTDLGKEAEKRLSYKPGIFRQTDDNRDEGAQAKPKPATVADRTIDTTEQRTMTTEEKYFIGPDGDTLMLVQEAPIRVDREFRYPPAAYTLNFEGSLYFQVKIDPFGDVVDLRLMNPSPSPELNQEATEIVALSHFNTGWIPPDKLDSWFVYKYFVALPKSIR